One stretch of Nomascus leucogenys isolate Asia chromosome 9, Asia_NLE_v1, whole genome shotgun sequence DNA includes these proteins:
- the LOC100603424 gene encoding LOW QUALITY PROTEIN: transmembrane epididymal protein 1 (The sequence of the model RefSeq protein was modified relative to this genomic sequence to represent the inferred CDS: inserted 1 base in 1 codon), with translation MILKGCLLYPLCPPRNKQRCARLWKIAYGGLLKIVTGSLLTFYVVFCLDGGMVLLSKQVPSRFMYPKEWQHXTMFILLTLSGCVDFMSKNMLPQRCVGLEKGTLVLIIYELLLLMVSHVKDSEGVQLHVQSLLILVVFLLLLVLTAELWAPNMCHLQLMETFLILMMGSWLMQAGFILYRPVSGYPWQDDDISDIMFVTTFFCWHVMIDASFLLGIYGFSSFWYHCFRPSLKLTGPKEAPYYASTPGPLYKLLQEVEQSEKEGQALLLPKSSP, from the exons ATGATACTCAAAGGTTGTCTCCTGTATCCTTTGTGCCCTCCCAGGAATAAGCAAAGATGTGCCAGGCTGTGGAAAATAGCCTATGGAGGATTACTAAAGATAGTGACTGGCTCCCTCTTAACATTTTATGTGGTCTTCTGTCTTGATGGCGGGATGGTGCTATTGAGCAAGCAGGTGCCATCAAGGTTCATGTACCCCAAAGAGTGGCAGC TCACCATGTTCATCCTCCTGACTCTCAGTGGCTGTGTGGACTTCATGAGCAAGAACATGCTGCCTCAGAGGTGTGTGGGCCTAGAGAAAGGTACCCTGGTCCTGATCATCTACGAGCTCCTGCTGCTGATGGTGTCACATGTTAAAGACTCAGAAGGGGTGCAGCTGCACGTTCAATCTCTGCTCATCTTGGTGGTGTTCCTGCTGTTGCTGGTGTTGACTGCAGAGCTGTGGGCTCCCAACATGTGTCATCTCCAGCTGATGGAGACCTTTCTGATCCTCATGATGGGCTCCTGGTTGATGCAGGCAGGCTTTATTCTGTACAGACCTGTCTCTGGCTATCCATGGCAGGACGATGACATCAGTGACATCATGTTTGTCACCACCTTCTTCTGCTGGCATGTGATGATCGATGCCTCATTCCTGTTGGGAATCTATGGCTTCTCTTCCTTTTGGTATCATTGTTTCAGACCCAGCTTGAAGCTGACTGGGCCCAAAGAAGCTCCGTATTACGCAAGCACTCCAGGACCCCTCTACAAGTTGCTACAGGAAGTGGAGCAGTCAGAGAAAGAGGGCCAGGCTCTCCTCCTTCCAAAGAGCTCCCCCTGA
- the LOC100579934 gene encoding transmembrane epididymal protein 1-like, producing MATHSIFLSFSPPSSRQDKRKEAMGHRDECNQKHLKGWLFLFLYGLYQAVVISKAIIFSDSLLYRSSPPRNKGRCARLWKISYGGLLKMATGSLLTVYEVSCIKGGLILMNRELPPRFMYPKEWQHLTMFILLTLNGCVDFMSKNMLPQRCVGLEKGTLVLIIYELLLLMVSHVKDSEGVELHVHSLLLLVVFLLLLVLTAELWAPNMCHLQLMETFLILMMGSWLMQAGFILYRPVSGYPWQDDDISDIMFVTTFFCWHVMIDASFLLGIYGFSSFWYHCFRPSLKLTGPKEAPYYASTPGPLYKLLQEVEQSEKEDQALLLPKSSP from the exons ATGGCAACCCACtccattttcctctccttttctcctccaagCTCTCGGCAGGACAAGAGGAAGGAAGCCATGGGACACAGGGATGAGTGTAACCAGAAGCACCTCAAGGGCT GGCTGTTTCTGTTCTTATATGGACTGTATCAGGCAGTAGTAATCTCCAAAGCTATAATATTCAGTGACTCTCTCCTGTATCGTTCGTCCCCTCCCAGGAATAAGGGAAGATGTGCTAGGCTGTGGAAAATATCCTATGGAGGTTTGTTGAAGATGGCGACTGGCTCCCTATTGACAGTTTATGAGGTCAGCTGCATTAAAGGAGGGTTGATATTGATGAACAGGGAGCTGCCACCAAGGTTCATGTACCCCAAAGAGTGGCAGCACCTCACCATGTTCATCCTCCTGACTCTCAATGGCTGTGTGGACTTCATGAGCAAGAACATGCTGCCTCAGAGGTGTGTGGGCCTAGAAAAAGGTACCCTGGTCCTGATCATCTACGAGCTCCTGCTGCTGATGGTGTCACATGTTAAAGATTCAGAAGGGGTGGAGCTGCACGTTCATTCTCTGCTCCTCTTGGTGGTGTTCCTGCTGTTGCTGGTGTTGACTGCAGAGCTGTGGGCTCCCAACATGTGTCATCTCCAGCTGATGGAGACCTTTCTGATCCTGATGATGGGCTCCTGGTTGATGCAGGCAGGCTTTATTCTGTACAGACCTGTCTCTGGCTATCCATGGCAGGACGATGACATCAGTGACATCATGTTTGTCACCACCTTCTTCTGCTGGCATGTGATGATCGATGCCTCATTCCTGTTGGGAATCTATGGCTTCTCTTCCTTTTGGTATCATTGTTTCAGACCCAGCTTGAAGCTGACTGGGCCCAAAGAAGCTCCATATTACGCAAGCACTCCAGGACCCCTCTACAAGTTGCTACAGGAAGTGGAGCAGTCAGAGAAAGAGGACCAGGCTCTCCTCCTTCCAAAGAGCTCCCCCTGA